A window of Rubricoccus marinus contains these coding sequences:
- a CDS encoding succinylglutamate desuccinylase/aspartoacylase family protein, with protein MDTSFSEPLFIGGTAVARGERTTVRLPIAPLYTLAAMAMPVHVIRGKKDGPRLFISAAIHGDEILGVEIIRRLLGLKLLKQLRGTLLAVPVVNVYGYTARSRYLPDRRDLNRSFPGSASGSMASRLAHTFMSEVVTNSTHGIDLHTGAVDRTNLPHVRVSLDQEDAVEMAHQFRVPLILHSNLRDGSLRQTVLEQGVPVLLYEAGEALRLDERAIRIGVRGVVSVMRNLGMLPAIPPTPITAPLLARSSRWTRAEESGTFQLTRGIGALVEEGEPIGTITAPLGETSIPVLSRDSGILIGKTQLPLVYEGEALFHIARLEEPDTAEERLTTYDERLSVWEEPVDEDH; from the coding sequence ATGGACACATCCTTCTCCGAGCCACTTTTTATCGGCGGCACCGCCGTCGCCAGAGGCGAGCGCACGACCGTTCGCCTGCCCATCGCGCCGCTGTACACGCTCGCCGCGATGGCGATGCCCGTCCACGTGATCCGCGGCAAGAAGGACGGGCCGCGGCTGTTCATCTCCGCCGCCATCCACGGCGACGAGATCCTCGGCGTGGAGATCATCCGACGGCTGCTGGGGCTCAAGCTGCTCAAGCAGCTGCGCGGGACGCTTCTGGCGGTCCCGGTCGTGAACGTGTACGGCTACACCGCGCGCTCGCGCTACCTCCCGGACCGGCGCGACCTCAACCGCTCGTTCCCCGGCTCCGCCAGCGGCTCGATGGCCTCGCGGCTGGCGCACACGTTTATGTCCGAGGTGGTGACCAACAGCACGCACGGCATCGACCTCCACACGGGCGCCGTCGACCGCACGAACCTCCCGCACGTCCGCGTCTCGCTGGACCAGGAGGACGCCGTCGAGATGGCGCACCAGTTCCGCGTGCCGCTCATCCTGCACTCCAACCTCCGCGACGGCTCGCTTCGCCAGACGGTCCTGGAGCAGGGCGTGCCGGTGCTGCTCTACGAGGCCGGCGAGGCGCTCCGCCTGGACGAGCGCGCGATTCGCATCGGCGTGCGCGGCGTCGTCTCCGTCATGCGCAACCTCGGCATGCTGCCCGCCATCCCGCCCACGCCCATCACCGCGCCGCTTCTGGCGCGGAGCAGCCGGTGGACGCGCGCGGAGGAGAGCGGCACGTTCCAGCTCACGCGCGGGATCGGCGCGCTGGTGGAGGAGGGCGAGCCCATCGGCACGATCACGGCGCCGCTGGGCGAGACATCTATCCCGGTCCTCTCGCGCGACAGCGGCATCCTCATCGGCAAGACGCAGCTCCCGCTGGTCTACGAGGGCGAGGCGCTGTTCCACATCGCGCGGCTGGAAGAGCCAGACACGGCCGAGGAGCGCCTGACCACCTACGACGAGCGCCTCTCGGTCTGGGAAGAGCCCGTCGACGAGGACCACTGA
- a CDS encoding DUF1206 domain-containing protein, with the protein MSTLTSRASNRPMETAGRIGYAFKGVLYVLLGVLAVQAALSGGDAEGQTGALRAVADNSFGGILLALLAVGLGAYSLWRLATAILDPENHGTDASGLVHRVGYFASAVAYGYFAFVAGRLVWGSGGGGEGGGASEQAQTAFGLPGGRWLVALAACALLGFAAREAYRAYSAKFMQDLALDGIGQDQRHNVERLGRAGLAARAVVYGLLGASLAVAAWQTDASEAMGLDAALDSLRQAPYGVWVLAAVGLGLAAYGLYCGVMAKYKRIENA; encoded by the coding sequence ATGTCTACGCTCACTTCTCGCGCCTCGAACCGTCCTATGGAGACGGCCGGACGCATCGGCTACGCCTTTAAGGGCGTGCTCTACGTTCTCCTCGGCGTGCTCGCCGTCCAGGCCGCCCTCAGCGGCGGTGACGCCGAAGGCCAGACCGGCGCCCTCCGTGCGGTCGCCGACAACTCGTTCGGCGGCATCCTGCTCGCGCTCCTCGCCGTTGGCCTGGGCGCGTACAGCCTCTGGCGCCTCGCGACGGCCATCCTCGATCCCGAGAACCACGGGACCGACGCCAGCGGCCTCGTGCATCGCGTCGGCTACTTCGCGAGCGCGGTGGCCTACGGCTACTTCGCGTTCGTGGCCGGGCGGCTGGTGTGGGGCAGCGGCGGCGGCGGCGAGGGCGGCGGCGCGTCCGAGCAGGCGCAGACGGCGTTCGGCCTGCCGGGCGGGCGCTGGCTCGTGGCGCTGGCGGCGTGCGCGCTCCTGGGTTTTGCCGCGCGAGAGGCCTACCGGGCCTACTCCGCGAAGTTCATGCAGGACCTCGCGCTCGACGGCATCGGGCAGGACCAGCGGCACAACGTAGAGCGGCTGGGCCGCGCGGGCCTCGCGGCGCGGGCCGTCGTGTACGGCCTGCTCGGGGCGTCGCTGGCAGTGGCGGCGTGGCAGACGGACGCGAGCGAGGCGATGGGCCTGGACGCCGCGCTGGACTCGCTCCGCCAGGCTCCCTACGGCGTGTGGGTGCTCGCTGCGGTCGGCCTCGGGCTGGCGGCCTACGGCCTCTACTGCGGCGTGATGGCGAAGTACAAGCGCATCGAGAACGCCTGA
- a CDS encoding PAS domain-containing protein has protein sequence MPSDSSSAHLAKLLTFRWLLLLGGFSTLGFWWLYRYVGPSEYDVLWLRVVMASPFFLILGGTYVSDWVRRKVWGLSLGAGALMNGYFSTLAVLAGLTEAWTIAIPTATIATVLGLAPYARTRGQVWTAAAINVAASAIPLVVLGADPNQSALILSYTSLLAVLVSVAGLAQVRTRHAYRTQRDAAAEQSQLLRTIVDTIPDFIFVKDKEGRALLRNLANTRAFGFENPDDLVGLTEHEAFPHDELAAKYHADDMQVIASGEPMFDIEEPILIDGEERWLLTTKVPLRDASGAVVGLVGTARDITAMKAAEADLVAARDEAQAGQRLIRAVVDAIPMHVYVKDREGKCTLRNAHSATRMGFTNPEDAVGLSVFDTSEDPEIAAEYWRQEDRVMASGEPEIDHEEPYAFGGETGWIASSRVPVQDENGDVVALVGITRDITAQKTARTAMEKQQRLLNTIIDAIPDPIYVKDRAGKTLLRNQASLNALGLKSKEEGTNLSVFDIASPEDAEKYWADERRVMETGVPILNLVQPSIYVTGHTVMTTKVPLRGADNEIIGLVGISRDISAQQDAQAALRTSEERLRSILDAAPDAILTLDENDTVLDANAAVERIMGFSPEALRGNRLSDYIVPERFREEHRDKLLRFAQEGITGSLTQRLELPTLTASGEEIVTEVTFRPLRFGKGRALFTMYIRDVRVYKAAEAALVQAKEAAEAATTAKSEFLANMSHEIRTPMNGVIGMTSLLVETDLDSEQTEFVDTIRASGEALLTIINDILDFSKIEAGMLDMEKAPFDVRQCVEEALDLVAKPAAEKGIELAYLIDEGTPVSVLGDITRVRQVLVNLLSNAVKFTHDGGVCVRVSGEPPDAQPPAACTLRFAVEDTGVGIAEDALEGVFGAFTQADASTTREYGGTGLGLAICRRLTEMMGGTLRAESEVGVGSTFSFSIETEVAPGLRRVFQRPDQPHLTGRRVLIVDDNVVNREILLRLSRKWGMTPLAVPSGPDALRALDNEEPFDLALLDMQMPEMDGLDLATIMSARPGPTPVMMLLTSINRKVSLRERAEEIGVARVLYKPLKPSVLYHALVDVFASTPSASLEASPTASPEAATVDTTLRVLIAEDNAINQRVALRTLGRLGLTADAVANGAEALAALHARPYDVVLMDIQMPEMDGLEATRRLRQELPEERQPYVVALTANAMQGDREACLEAGANEYVSKPIAHAALVSALGAATRLGDPPPAPEAGPNPDVLELVQDMRARLLEQIGEDDPEFMRELVGAFSERVGGTVENLRASVAAGSREGIGDAAHSLRGVALAMGMDRLASVATAMDEGSRGEAPVPFMKHMVALDCEMARVRLALAVLLEPDAAGAGPAVSAAPQSL, from the coding sequence GTGCCTTCCGACAGCTCCTCCGCTCACCTCGCCAAACTCCTCACCTTCCGTTGGCTGTTGCTGCTCGGCGGGTTCTCGACTCTGGGGTTCTGGTGGCTGTACCGGTACGTCGGGCCGAGCGAGTACGACGTGCTCTGGCTTCGGGTCGTGATGGCCTCGCCGTTCTTCCTGATTTTGGGCGGGACGTACGTCAGCGACTGGGTGCGGAGAAAGGTGTGGGGGCTCAGCCTGGGCGCGGGCGCGCTCATGAATGGGTACTTCTCCACCCTGGCCGTGCTGGCCGGGCTCACGGAGGCCTGGACCATCGCCATCCCGACGGCGACGATCGCGACCGTTCTCGGCCTCGCGCCCTACGCCAGGACGCGCGGGCAGGTCTGGACCGCCGCCGCGATCAACGTCGCGGCGTCCGCGATCCCCCTCGTGGTGCTGGGAGCGGACCCGAACCAGTCGGCGCTGATCCTCTCCTACACCAGCCTTCTCGCCGTCCTGGTCTCCGTCGCGGGTCTGGCACAGGTCCGAACGCGCCACGCGTACCGCACGCAGCGCGATGCCGCCGCGGAGCAGTCCCAGCTGCTGCGGACCATCGTGGACACCATCCCGGACTTCATCTTTGTCAAGGACAAAGAGGGACGGGCGCTGCTCCGCAACCTCGCCAACACGCGCGCCTTCGGGTTCGAGAACCCCGACGACCTCGTGGGCCTGACCGAGCACGAGGCGTTCCCGCACGACGAGCTGGCGGCGAAGTACCACGCCGACGACATGCAGGTGATCGCCTCTGGCGAGCCGATGTTCGACATCGAGGAGCCCATCCTTATCGATGGGGAGGAACGGTGGCTTTTGACCACGAAGGTGCCGCTTCGGGACGCCAGCGGCGCCGTCGTGGGACTTGTGGGCACGGCCCGGGACATCACCGCCATGAAGGCCGCCGAGGCCGACCTCGTGGCCGCTCGCGACGAGGCGCAGGCCGGGCAACGCCTGATCCGTGCCGTCGTGGACGCCATCCCGATGCACGTCTACGTCAAGGACCGCGAGGGGAAGTGCACGCTCCGCAACGCGCACAGCGCCACGCGGATGGGCTTCACGAACCCCGAGGACGCCGTCGGGCTCTCCGTGTTCGACACGTCCGAGGACCCCGAGATCGCGGCCGAGTACTGGCGGCAGGAGGACCGCGTGATGGCCTCTGGCGAGCCCGAGATCGACCACGAGGAGCCGTACGCGTTCGGCGGCGAGACGGGGTGGATCGCCTCGTCCCGCGTGCCGGTCCAGGACGAGAACGGGGACGTGGTGGCCCTGGTGGGCATCACGCGGGACATCACGGCCCAGAAGACGGCCCGCACGGCGATGGAGAAGCAGCAGCGCCTGCTCAACACCATCATCGACGCGATCCCGGACCCGATCTACGTCAAGGACCGCGCCGGCAAAACGCTGCTCCGCAACCAAGCGTCGCTCAACGCGCTCGGCCTCAAAAGCAAGGAGGAGGGGACGAACCTCTCCGTGTTCGATATCGCCTCGCCAGAGGACGCGGAGAAGTACTGGGCGGACGAGCGGCGCGTGATGGAAACGGGCGTGCCGATCCTCAACCTCGTCCAGCCGTCCATCTACGTCACCGGCCACACGGTCATGACCACGAAGGTGCCGCTGCGGGGCGCGGACAATGAGATCATCGGCCTCGTGGGCATCTCGCGCGACATCTCCGCGCAGCAGGACGCGCAGGCCGCGCTCCGCACCAGCGAGGAGCGCCTCCGCTCCATCCTGGACGCCGCGCCCGACGCCATCCTCACGCTGGACGAGAACGACACCGTCCTGGACGCCAACGCGGCGGTGGAGCGGATCATGGGCTTCTCGCCAGAGGCCCTCCGCGGCAACCGCCTCTCCGATTACATCGTGCCCGAGCGCTTCCGCGAGGAGCACCGCGACAAGCTCCTGCGGTTCGCCCAGGAAGGCATCACGGGCTCGCTGACGCAGCGGTTGGAGCTTCCTACCCTCACGGCCTCTGGCGAGGAGATTGTGACCGAGGTCACGTTCCGACCCCTGCGGTTCGGCAAGGGCCGCGCGCTGTTCACGATGTACATCCGCGACGTGCGCGTGTACAAGGCCGCCGAGGCGGCGCTCGTCCAGGCCAAGGAAGCCGCCGAGGCGGCGACAACGGCCAAGAGCGAGTTCCTGGCCAACATGAGCCACGAGATCCGCACGCCGATGAACGGCGTGATCGGGATGACGAGTCTCCTCGTGGAGACCGACTTGGACAGCGAGCAGACGGAGTTCGTGGACACCATCCGGGCCTCTGGCGAGGCGCTGCTGACCATCATCAACGACATCCTGGACTTCTCGAAGATCGAGGCCGGGATGCTGGACATGGAGAAGGCGCCGTTCGACGTGCGGCAGTGCGTCGAGGAGGCGCTAGACCTGGTCGCCAAGCCCGCCGCCGAGAAAGGGATCGAGCTCGCGTACCTCATCGACGAGGGAACGCCGGTGTCGGTCCTCGGCGACATCACGCGCGTGCGCCAAGTGCTCGTCAACCTGCTTTCCAACGCCGTCAAGTTCACGCACGACGGCGGCGTCTGCGTGCGCGTAAGCGGCGAGCCGCCGGACGCCCAGCCGCCAGCGGCCTGCACGCTCCGCTTTGCCGTGGAGGACACCGGCGTGGGGATCGCCGAGGACGCGCTTGAAGGCGTCTTTGGCGCCTTTACCCAGGCCGATGCCTCCACCACCCGGGAGTACGGCGGCACGGGGCTCGGCCTCGCCATCTGCCGCCGCCTGACGGAGATGATGGGCGGCACGCTCCGCGCCGAGAGCGAGGTCGGCGTGGGGAGCACGTTCTCGTTCTCCATCGAGACCGAGGTGGCCCCCGGCCTTCGCCGCGTGTTCCAGCGCCCGGACCAGCCGCACCTCACCGGCCGCCGCGTGCTGATCGTGGACGACAACGTGGTCAACCGCGAGATCCTCCTCCGCCTCTCGCGGAAGTGGGGCATGACGCCTCTGGCGGTGCCCTCCGGCCCTGACGCGCTCCGCGCCCTCGACAACGAGGAGCCGTTCGACCTCGCGCTGCTGGACATGCAGATGCCCGAGATGGACGGCCTGGACCTCGCGACGATCATGTCGGCCCGGCCGGGCCCGACGCCCGTCATGATGCTCCTCACGTCGATCAACCGGAAGGTGTCGCTCCGCGAGCGCGCGGAGGAGATCGGCGTCGCGCGCGTGCTCTACAAGCCCCTCAAGCCCTCCGTTCTCTACCACGCCCTCGTCGACGTGTTCGCTTCTACCCCTTCCGCCTCCCTGGAGGCCTCCCCCACCGCCTCGCCAGAGGCCGCCACGGTGGACACCACCCTCCGTGTGCTCATCGCGGAGGACAACGCCATCAACCAGCGCGTGGCGCTGCGCACGCTCGGCCGCCTGGGCCTCACCGCCGACGCGGTCGCGAACGGCGCCGAGGCGCTCGCCGCGCTCCACGCCCGCCCGTACGACGTCGTCCTGATGGACATCCAGATGCCGGAAATGGACGGCCTGGAAGCCACGCGGCGCCTGCGCCAGGAGCTTCCCGAGGAGCGCCAGCCTTACGTCGTCGCGCTGACCGCCAACGCCATGCAGGGCGACCGGGAGGCATGCCTGGAGGCGGGCGCGAACGAGTACGTCTCCAAGCCCATCGCGCACGCCGCGCTGGTCTCCGCCCTCGGTGCAGCCACGCGCCTTGGCGACCCGCCTCCGGCGCCAGAGGCCGGCCCGAACCCGGACGTGCTGGAGCTGGTGCAGGACATGCGCGCACGCCTGTTGGAGCAGATCGGCGAGGACGACCCGGAGTTCATGCGCGAGTTGGTCGGGGCGTTCTCTGAGCGCGTCGGCGGGACGGTCGAGAACCTGCGGGCGTCGGTCGCGGCGGGCTCGCGCGAGGGCATCGGCGACGCGGCGCACTCGCTCCGCGGCGTGGCCCTCGCAATGGGCATGGACCGCCTGGCGTCGGTCGCGACGGCCATGGACGAGGGCTCGCGCGGGGAGGCGCCCGTGCCGTTCATGAAGCACATGGTGGCGCTGGACTGCGAGATGGCGCGCGTCCGCCTCGCGTTGGCCGTCCTGCTGGAGCCCGACGCCGCTGGCGCGGGACCTGCCGTGAGCGCCGCGCCGCAATCCCTCTAG
- the clpB gene encoding ATP-dependent chaperone ClpB, producing MNLQNYTVKAQEAVQSAIEIAQANTNQGLEPPHLLKALLQDEGGLATTLLQTLGANLDYITTKTDDALGKLPKVSGASVQGTYLGADIGPVFDAAKKEADGLGDEYVAVEHLLVALSESQGASGDALRAQNVTKARLLEALQGVRGGQRVTDPYAESKYDALNRYARDLNEAARKGKIDPVIGRDDEIRRVLQILSRRTKNNPVLVGEPGVGKTAIAEGLAIRIMEGDVPEGLKSKTIMALDMGALIAGAKYRGEFEDRLKAVVKEVTQAEGEIILFIDEIHTLVGAGGGDGAMDAANILKPALARGELRAIGATTLDEYQKYFEKDKALERRFQMVLVGEPSVPDTIAILRGIQDRYEVHHGVRITDGAIVAAAELSDRYISNRFLPDKAIDLIDEAASRLRIEIDSTPEELDQVEREIRTQEIAREAVKREGDVAQEADITRRLADLEEERDRLRAKYEQERDLVTIIKEAKAGIDALKTEAADLERHGDFGRVAEIRYGQIPELETQITEATGKLAEVQASGAMLKEEVDAEDIADVIARSTGIPVSRMLETEKEKLLGMEEALEARVVGQREAVEAVSNAVRRARAGLQEASRPLGSFIFLGTTGVGKTELAKALAEQLFDDEGAIVRIDMSEYQERHTVSRLIGAPPGYVGYDEGGQLTEAVRRKPYSVVLLDEFEKAHPEVFNVLLQVLDDGRLTDSKGRTVDFTNTLIIMTSNLGSDLIKRKMETAEASGEGTMTENEMETLRTELFDRLKGQLRPEFLNRVDEIVVFRPLGREQIRHIVEIQFGRTKQMAQRQGIHLVLTDAAKDELAREGFDPVFGARPLKRVLQRQVANKLAEQILGGLVREGDTVVIDAASGGGVSLSTVPAGAAAPEASGAAVDARGVPLAPAGEA from the coding sequence ATGAACCTCCAGAACTACACCGTCAAGGCGCAAGAGGCCGTCCAGTCGGCCATCGAGATCGCGCAGGCGAACACCAACCAGGGGCTCGAACCGCCCCACCTTCTCAAGGCGCTCCTCCAGGACGAGGGCGGGCTGGCGACGACCCTGCTCCAGACGCTCGGCGCCAACCTCGACTACATCACCACCAAGACCGACGACGCGCTAGGGAAGCTCCCCAAGGTGAGCGGCGCGAGCGTGCAGGGCACGTACCTCGGCGCCGACATCGGCCCGGTCTTCGACGCGGCCAAGAAAGAGGCCGACGGACTGGGCGACGAGTACGTCGCCGTCGAGCACCTCCTCGTGGCGCTCTCCGAGAGCCAGGGGGCCTCTGGCGACGCGCTGCGCGCGCAGAACGTGACGAAGGCGCGGCTGCTCGAGGCGCTGCAGGGCGTGCGCGGCGGCCAGCGCGTGACCGATCCGTACGCCGAGAGCAAGTACGACGCCCTGAACCGCTACGCCCGCGACCTGAATGAGGCCGCGCGCAAGGGCAAGATCGACCCCGTGATCGGGCGCGACGACGAGATCCGCCGCGTGCTCCAGATCCTCTCGCGCCGGACGAAGAACAACCCGGTTCTGGTCGGTGAGCCCGGCGTGGGCAAGACCGCCATCGCCGAGGGCCTCGCGATCCGCATCATGGAAGGCGACGTGCCCGAGGGGCTCAAAAGCAAGACCATCATGGCGCTCGACATGGGCGCGCTCATCGCGGGCGCGAAGTACCGCGGCGAGTTCGAGGACCGCCTCAAGGCCGTCGTCAAGGAAGTCACCCAGGCGGAGGGCGAGATCATCCTCTTTATCGACGAGATCCACACGCTCGTCGGCGCGGGTGGCGGCGACGGCGCGATGGACGCCGCCAACATCCTCAAGCCCGCGCTCGCCAGAGGCGAACTCCGCGCGATCGGCGCGACGACGCTGGACGAGTACCAGAAGTACTTCGAGAAGGACAAGGCGCTGGAGCGCCGCTTCCAGATGGTGCTTGTGGGCGAGCCCTCGGTCCCCGATACCATCGCGATCCTGCGCGGCATTCAGGACCGCTACGAGGTGCACCACGGCGTCCGCATCACCGACGGCGCGATCGTCGCCGCGGCCGAACTGAGCGACCGCTACATCTCCAACCGCTTTCTTCCGGACAAGGCCATCGACCTCATCGACGAGGCCGCGAGCCGCCTGCGCATTGAGATCGACTCGACGCCAGAGGAACTCGATCAGGTGGAGCGCGAGATCCGCACGCAGGAGATCGCGCGAGAAGCCGTCAAGCGCGAGGGCGATGTGGCGCAAGAGGCCGACATCACGCGCCGCCTGGCCGATCTGGAGGAGGAGCGCGACCGGCTCCGCGCCAAGTACGAGCAGGAGCGCGACCTGGTCACCATCATCAAGGAGGCCAAGGCGGGGATCGACGCGCTCAAGACCGAGGCCGCCGACCTGGAGCGCCACGGCGACTTCGGCCGCGTGGCCGAGATCCGCTACGGACAGATCCCGGAGCTGGAGACCCAGATCACCGAGGCCACAGGCAAGCTGGCCGAGGTGCAGGCCTCTGGCGCGATGCTCAAGGAGGAGGTCGACGCCGAGGACATCGCGGATGTGATCGCGCGGTCCACGGGCATTCCGGTGAGCCGGATGCTGGAGACCGAGAAGGAAAAGCTTCTCGGCATGGAAGAGGCGTTGGAGGCCCGAGTGGTCGGTCAGCGCGAAGCGGTCGAGGCCGTGAGCAACGCCGTGCGCCGTGCGCGTGCGGGCTTGCAAGAGGCCAGCCGTCCGCTGGGCTCGTTCATCTTCCTGGGCACGACGGGCGTCGGCAAAACCGAACTCGCCAAGGCCCTCGCCGAGCAGCTGTTCGACGACGAAGGCGCGATCGTGCGGATCGACATGAGCGAGTACCAGGAGCGCCACACCGTCAGCCGCCTCATCGGCGCGCCTCCCGGCTACGTCGGCTACGACGAGGGCGGGCAGCTCACCGAGGCCGTCCGGCGCAAGCCGTACTCGGTCGTGCTTCTGGACGAGTTCGAGAAGGCGCACCCCGAGGTGTTCAACGTCCTCCTGCAAGTGCTCGATGACGGCCGCCTGACCGACTCCAAGGGCCGCACGGTCGACTTCACGAACACGCTCATCATCATGACGAGCAACCTGGGCTCCGACCTCATCAAGCGCAAGATGGAGACCGCCGAGGCCTCTGGCGAGGGCACGATGACGGAGAACGAGATGGAGACACTCCGGACCGAGCTGTTCGACCGGCTCAAAGGGCAGCTCCGCCCCGAGTTTCTCAACCGCGTGGACGAGATCGTCGTCTTCCGCCCGCTCGGCCGCGAGCAGATCCGGCACATCGTCGAGATCCAGTTTGGCCGCACGAAGCAGATGGCGCAGCGCCAGGGCATCCACCTCGTCCTGACCGACGCGGCGAAGGACGAACTCGCGCGCGAGGGCTTCGACCCGGTCTTCGGCGCGCGCCCGCTCAAGCGCGTGCTGCAGCGTCAGGTGGCCAACAAGCTGGCCGAGCAGATCCTCGGCGGGCTCGTCCGCGAGGGCGACACGGTCGTCATCGACGCCGCCTCTGGCGGCGGCGTGTCGCTCTCGACCGTCCCGGCGGGCGCGGCTGCGCCAGAGGCCTCTGGCGCAGCGGTGGACGCCAGAGGCGTGCCGCTGGCGCCTGCGGGCGAAGCGTAG